A window of Candidatus Binataceae bacterium genomic DNA:
GCGATCAAGGACCGTGTGCGCAACAAGTTCAACGTCTCCATTGCAGAATCCGCGGATCACGACCTTTGGCAGCGAGCCGAACTGGGCATTTGTCAGGTTGGCAGCGACCGCGCCTTCGTCGACGGCGCGCTGCGCGAGGTTGTCAACTTCATCGAGGCGGTCGGCCTGGCTCCCTTGGGTAGCGAAGAGGTGGAATTTCTTAACTACTGAAAGGCTGCCGTGCGGCGGCGGTTGCGGCAAGAGGTGCGGCCGGGGATGTCCATCACACAGCAACAAACCCCAGGCGCGACGATGCGGGAACGCCCTTTCAGCTAGGTAGAAAGTTATCTGTAGCGGCTGCGGCTTCAAGCCGAACTGCAATCCGGATAAAATCGCCATATGCTTGGTAGTGAAGGGCGTCGGCCCGAACGCGTGGCCGAAGCGTTGCTGCGCGAGATCTCTAGTTTGCTCCAGCGTGACCTCAAGGATCCCCGCCTGCGCGGAGTCACGCTCACCGAGGTCAAGCTCAGTCCCGATCTACGCCAGGCGCGGGTTTTTTTCTCTCACCTCGAGGGCGCCGCCCGTGCCGCCGAGGCGGCTGCTGGGTTTCGCAGCGCCAGCGGGTTCATTCGTCAAAAAATTGGCCGCGAGCTGGGATTGCGCTATAGCCCGCAACTGGATTTTGAATTCGATCGCAGCAGCGAGCGTGCGGCGAGAATTGACGCGATCTTGCGGAAGCTGGCCCAGTAATCGACGGCTCGCGGGCACACGATGCACGGTGTACTGCTGGTCGATAAGCCGCCGGGGGTAGGTTCGGCGCAAGTCGTGCGGGCGATCAAGCGTGTGGTTAGGCCTTACCGGGTTGGCCATTTGGGCACGCTCGATCCGTTTGCCACCGGCTTGCTGCCGATTCTTATTGGCGAGGCCACCAAGTTGGCACCGTTCCTGGAGTCCAGCCACAAGCAGTACGAAGGTATCATCGCGCTGGGAGCCGAGACCGATAGCTGCGATCGGACCGGGCAGGTCGTGGCGACCGCGCCTGTACCTCGACTGGATCGCGCCGGTGTGGCCGCCGTGGCCAAACAGTTTATCGGCGAGATTAGGCAGGTCCCACCAATTTTTTCAGCCCTCAAGCGAGCGGGTGTTCCGCTGTACAAATTGGCTCGCCGCGGCGAACCGGTCGAGCCGCCACCGCCGCGCGTTGTTCGGATCGAAGCCTTGGAACTGGATCTGGTTGATTTCAATCATCTGCGCGTCAGCCTGATCTGCTCGCCGGGGACCTACGTGCGAACTTTGGCGCGAGATATCGGACTGGCATTGGGCACGATGGCTCATCTGGTGCAACTACGGCGATTGGCCACCGCGGGCTTTGTGGTTGTTCACGCCCATCGGTTGGAAGAGTTGATGGAGGCGCCCGAGCAGCTCTCCCAGCACGTTATTCCAATGGCCGAGGCGTTGAGCAAGATGGCGCGAGTGGAGGTCGATGAAGAGAGCGAGCGCCGCCTTCGCCATGGTGATGCTTCCGCGCTGATACCATCGATAGGCGCTCGCGAGGGTCTTTTCATGGCGGTGCGGGGGTCGGAATTGATAGCGATCGCGCAGTGCTCTGGCGCGGATGGCTTGCGTTTGTTGCGTGTTTTCGTGCGGTAGCGGTTTTGTTCAGCGAGACGCATTTGAGACCTTGAGCCTTGAGCAGCCAGGGATTAAAGCTTGTGCTAACTGTAGCAAACCGCCATTCAAAGGGACCGTCGCTGCTTGAGGTTTGACTTAAAGTATTTTTTTTCGGATTGGCCACTAGGCGCCAAAATCGCTGGTCTATATAGCCTGCTGATGCTGGCTACGGCGGCGGTCTGGATCTGGGCGGCGCTGACTTTTCGCGCCCAGCCGGTCTTTCTGGGCGCGGCATTGCTGGCCTATGGCTTCGGTTTGCGCCATGCGGTTGATGCCGACCATCTGGCTGCCATTGACAACGTCACTCGCAAGCTTATCCAACAGGGGCAACAGCCTATCGGCGTGGGTTTCTGGTTCGCGCTGGGCCATTCCACCGTGGTGGTACTGGCCGCGGCTGCGGTCGCGGTCGGAGCATCGACGGTGCAGCGCGATTTCGCCGCCTGGAGAAGTATCGGTGGGGCGCTCTCCACCGGCATTTCCGCACTGTTTCTGTTTGCCATCGCGGCTATCAACTTGATGATTTTGCGCTCGGTCTGGCTGGTCTTGCGTCAGCTACGTAGCGGTGGGGTCTATTCCGAGGGTGACTTGGACCTCTTGATGGAACAGCGGGGTTTCCTGGCGCGACTATTCAAGCCACTTTTTCGGCTCATTACACGCACTTGGCATATGTTTCCGCTGGGTTTTCTGTTCGGTCTGGGCTTCGACACTGCCACTGAAATTACCGTCTTGGGAATCGCGGCCACCGAGGCCGCCAAGGGGCTCTCTATCTGGTCGATCATGGTCTTCCCCGCTTTGTTTGCGGTGGGGATGGCACTTGTCGATACCAGCGACGGGGTCCTGATGCTGGGTGCGTACGCTTGGGCCTTCATGAAGCCGGTCCGCCGTCTTTACTACAATTTCACCATTACCCTCATCTCGGTCGCGGTGGCGGTTGCGATCGGGGCGATCGAAGCACTGGGGCTGATCGGACAGGCGATGGGCCGGCCGCAATGGAGTGGGCTGAACTTCAGCAACCTCGGGTTGGTAATTATCGGGCTGTTTATTGTCGCTTGGCTAGGTTCGGCGGTCATATATCGCCGCACCGAGACGCAAGAAAGCAGTCCAAGCGGCGGCTAAGCCGCAGTGGAACAAGGTCGTGATAGCGATAAGCCAAGAGCCTTTCCCGCTTGATTGCGATCCTACGCTGCCCGGCCATCCCGATCCTTATCCGCTCTACCATCGCCTGCGCCGCGACGATCCTGTCCATTACAGCACTCTGACCAAGGTCTGGATGCTGACGCGATATTCCGATGCACTCGCTTATCTGCGCAACCCGACTTTCAGCCGCAGCGCATATCTTGATCTCATTCGCGCTCAGTTCGGTCCGGATCACCCAATTGTTGCCTTTCAAAGCCGCGAGCTGGCCTTTACCGATGCGCCGCGGCATTCATGGCTGCGGGGGATCATGGCCAAGGCCTTCTCGCCCCAGCGAATTGCGGCGGTGCGGCCTCATATCGAAGCGGCGGTTGATAGGGCGCTTAAGCGGGCAGCGGTGCAAGGCGCAATCGAAGTGGTGGCAGATTTTGCCTATCCGATTCCCGCCGACGTTATCTCGGCGATGCTTGGGGTGCCCCAGGAGGACTGGGCGACGCTGCGGGAGTGGGTGGAAGGGATTGTGGTTTCACGCGGACTGTTGCGCACCCCCGCGATGATGGAGGCCGGAGCGCACGCCAGCCAGGACTTTCACGACTATCTCAAGCGGCTGATGGAGGATAAGCGCAAGAGCCCGGGCGAGGACTTGCTCAGCGCGCTGTTGAGCGTTCGGCATGAGGAGCGTGCGATGGAAGCCGAGGAGATCATCACGATGATCGAAACCCTGTTCGCGGCCGGCCACGCCACCACCCGCAATCTTATCGCCAACGGACTGATTGCGTTGCTCAACCATCCGGACCAACATCGCAAGCTGCGCGACCATCCCGCCCTGATTGCCGGTGCGATTGAGGAGGTCCTGCGGTATGATCCGCCCACGCAGGCGCCATCTCCCCAGGTCGCGACCGTCCAGAGCGAGATCGGCGGGCGAGTTATCCGGCGCGGCGAGATGGTATCTGTGTTATTTGGCGCCACCAATCGGGATCCTGCACGTTTTGAGGAACCCGACCGCTTCGATATCGAACGCCGCGACAACGAGCATTTAAGCTTCAGTCACGGTATCCACTACTGCTTGGGTGCTGGTTTGGCGCGCTTGGAAGCGCAAGTGGCGGTTGGCGCGATCGTGGCTCGGTTCCCCGCTTTGCGGCTGGCTGCGGAGCAAATCGAGTGGACCCAAGCGGGCCGCTTCCGCGGCCCCCGCGCGCTGAAGCTGACATTGTGAGCAGCGTGTTCAGACATTGTCGCGCCCGGATAGTCCTTTCATGAATGCAGGCCAGCGAAATTTGGATGGCAAGGCCTCGCAGAAAGCGCGCGCCCCCCAGCGGGGGAGCGTCGGGGTGCTTGTTTGCGCGTGCCGCCCATGTTAGAGTCTGCGCGAACGAAAGGAAAAGGGAAAGAAAGAGTCTCCCAATGCCCCTGGCATCCGCTCGCAAGCGAGAAATAATCAGCAGCAATGCTCGTGTCGCCAACGACAGCGGCTCTCCTGAAGTCCAAATCGCGCTGATTACGGCGCGGATCGAAGGTTTAGCCGAGCATTTCAAATCGCATGCGAAAGATCATCATTCCAGACGCGGATTATTGCGCTTGGTTGGCAAACGGCGTCGTTTGCTGGAGTATCTGCGGGGGTGTGATTTCAACCGTTACAAGACGTTGATCGATCGGTTGGGCATTCGGAGATAGGCTGCCACATGTCCCAGCGGCCATGGCCCGAGGAGTGTCGGGCGTGGGTGCAACGGGACGACCGGTGACAGAACCCCCGCTCTGTTCCTGGATAGGGAACAGCCGTTTTTCATCTCCCTCAGGTAAAACATTATGGTTAGGAAGCTCGAAATCGACTTCCACGGGCGCAAGCTCTCCCTCGAAACCGGCCGATTGGCCCGGCAGGCGCATGGCGCGGTGCTAGCTCAATATGGCGAAACCGTCGTCCTGGCTACGGTGGTTTCCTCTTACAAAAGCCGGGAAAACGTCGATTTTCTCCCTCTGACGGTCGATTATTTGGAAAAGACTTTCGCCGCCGGCAAGATTCCTGGCGGCTTCTTCAAGCGCGAGGGGCGCCCTTCGGAGAAGGAAATTCTGACCTCGCGCCTGATCGACCGCGCGATGCGCCCCTTGTTCCCCAAGGGCTACGACAAGGAGACTCAGATTATCGTCACGGTCTTGTCGGTGGATCGCGAAAACGACCCCGATATGCTGGCGCTGATTGCGGCCTCCACCGCCCTGGAAATCTCCGACGTTCCGCATAACGGGCCGGTAGCGGCGGTGCGTGTGGGCCGGATCGACGGCCGGCTGGTGATCAATCCTCAGCGCAGCGAGATGGAAAACAGCGATATTTCGCTGGTGCTCGCGGGTAAGCCCGACTCCATCATGATGTTGGAAGGCGGCGCCAATATCGTGGATGAAGAAGGGGTGCTGGATGCGCTGTTCGCCGGGCATGAAGCTTTGGCACCGATTTTCGAGATCCAGCAGGAATTGCGTCGCCAGGTCGGCAAACCCAAGCGCGAATTCAAGGCCAAGGAGCGCGCGCCCGAAGTGGTCGAAGCGGTGCGCGAGCGGGCGGCCGAGGGGCTTGAGGTAGCGCTGACCGCGGCGGGCAAAAAAGAGCGCGGGATGGCGCTGCGAGAGCTGGAGGATCGGATTGTCGGCGAACTGACCCAACGCTTCCCCGACAGTGAAGCACAACTGCGCGACGCTTACGATTACGTGGTGCGCGAGCGCGTGCGGCGGGCGATCGTGATGGAGGATCGGCGTATCGACGACCGTAGTTCCACCGAAATCCGCGAGCTGAGCGCGATTACCCAGGCGATGCCACGCACTCATGGTTCGGCTATCTTTACCCGGGGCGAAACTCAAGTGCTGGCGACGGTCACCCTGGGGACTTCGGCTGACGAGCAGAAGATCGACGCCTTGCTCGGCGAGCACTACAAGAAGTTCATGCTTCATTACAACTTCCCGCCTTTCTCCACCGGCGAGGCCAAGTTCCTGCGCGGCCCCTCGCGGCGCGAGATCGGTCACGGGGCGCTCGCCGAGCGTGCCCTGCTGCCGGTGCTGCCGGCCGAAGGCGAGTTTCCCTACACCATTCGCGTGGTGTCCGAGGTGTTGGAGTCCAACGGCAGCTCCTCGATGGCGACGGTGTGCGGCGGTAGTTTGGCGCTGATGGACGCTGGGGTGCCGATTAAGGCGGCGGTGGCGGGTATTGCGATGGGGTTGGTCAAGGAGGGCGATCGAGTCAAGGTCCTTACCGACATCCTGGGCGACGAAGACCATCTGGGCGACATGGACTTCAAGGTCGCGGGCACGGCGCAAGGCGTCACCGCCATTCAGATGGATAACAAGGTGGGTGGCATCACCCGCGACGTGATGCGCCAAGCCCTGCATCAGGCGCGCGATGCTCGCTTGTTCGTGCTTGAGGTAATGCAGAAGGCGCTGGAAGCGCCGCGTAGCGAAATTTCGGTTTACGCCCCGCGGATCGTTACGTTGCATATCAAGCCCGACAAGATTCGCGAGGTCATCGGGCCAGGCGGCAAGGTTATTCGCGGGATCGTCGAGGATACCGGTTGCAAGATCGATATCGAAGACGACGGTACCGTGCTCATCGCCTCGGCCGACGGCGTGGCCCTGGAGCGCGCGATCAACGCGATTCGTTCGATCACCGCCGAGCCCGAGATCGGCAAAATATACAAGGGCAAGGTGCGCAAGGTGGTGGATTTCGGCGCCTTCGTCGAAATCCTGCCAGGCACCGATGGTCTGGTCCATATCTCGCAGTTGTCCAACACCCGCGTTCGTCGAGTCGAAGACGTGCTCAACGAGGGCGACGAAGTGATGGTCAAGGTGCTCGACGTCGATCGCAACGGCAAGATTCGCCTGTCGGTGCGGGAAGCCCAGGAAGACGCCCAAGGTAGCCAGGTCTGAGGAGACGCGACAGGATGATGCGCAAAAGCGTGCTGGCCAACGGCGTGCGGGTGCTCACCGAGGAGATGCCGCAGGCGCTGTCGGCGTCACTGGGCATTTGGGTCGCCAACGGATCGCGCTACGAGACGCCGGCCGAGAACGGGGTTTCGCACTTCATCGAGCATCTGCTCTTCAAGGGCACACCAACGCGCAGCGCGGCGCAGATCGCCGAAGAGATGGACGCGGTCGGAGGCAACCTCAACGCCTTCACGGGCAAGGAATATACTTGCTACTACGCCCGTGTCCTTGGCGAAGATTTTCCGATGGCTACCGGTTTGCTTGCCGACATCTTCTTGCATTCCGTGTTCGATCCGGAGGAAATCGATCGCGAGCGGCAGGTGATTCTTCAGGAAATTTCGCAGGCCGAAGATACTCCCGACGATTTCATTCACGACCTCTTCAACCTGCACTTCTGGGAGGGCCACCCGCTCTCGCTGCCGATTTTCGGTAGCGTGGCCACGGTCAATGCCATCGACCGAGCGTTGATGACCTCTTTCATGAGCCAACGCTATCGAGCCGAGCGCGTGCTGATCGCGGCCGCCGGCAAGCTCGACCACGCTCGACTAGTGGCGCAATGCGAGAACTTGTTCAACGGGATTGCCGCCGGTGCCCCGACCGAGAAGCTGGTACCCCCTGCAATTTCACCCGGGGTCTTCAACTACGAAAAGGATTTGGAGCAGGCGCACATCTGTTTGGGTGGACCGTCGATTGGAGTCAATCATGAGCTGCGCTACGCGGCCTACGTGCTGAACACGGCGCTGGGCGGTGGGATGTCCTCGCGGCTGTTTCAGGAAGTGCGGGAAAAAGCCGGCAAGGTCTATACGATCTACTCGTTCCTGTCCTCGCATCTGGACTGCGGCTACGTCGGAATCTACGCCGGGACCAATCCCGAATGGGTGAACGAGGTGCTGGACATTACTTTGCGCGAGTTACGCGCGATTTATCGCGAGGGCTTGCGGCCAGCGGAACTGCGCCGTGCTAAGAGCCAGCTCAAGGGCAACATGTTGCTGGGGATGGAATCCACCGAAAGCCGTATGAATCGTATCGCGCGCAACGAGATCTATTTCGGTCGCGATATCACGCCCGAGGAGACCGCCAGCGAGATCGAGCGGGTGACCAACGATCAGATCGTGGAGCTAGCCCAGATTTTCTTCGATCCTGCCCGGATGGGGTTGGCCCTGTTGGGCAAGAGCAATGGCACGGCGATCGATTCCTCGATCTTCA
This region includes:
- a CDS encoding cytochrome P450, whose product is MIAISQEPFPLDCDPTLPGHPDPYPLYHRLRRDDPVHYSTLTKVWMLTRYSDALAYLRNPTFSRSAYLDLIRAQFGPDHPIVAFQSRELAFTDAPRHSWLRGIMAKAFSPQRIAAVRPHIEAAVDRALKRAAVQGAIEVVADFAYPIPADVISAMLGVPQEDWATLREWVEGIVVSRGLLRTPAMMEAGAHASQDFHDYLKRLMEDKRKSPGEDLLSALLSVRHEERAMEAEEIITMIETLFAAGHATTRNLIANGLIALLNHPDQHRKLRDHPALIAGAIEEVLRYDPPTQAPSPQVATVQSEIGGRVIRRGEMVSVLFGATNRDPARFEEPDRFDIERRDNEHLSFSHGIHYCLGAGLARLEAQVAVGAIVARFPALRLAAEQIEWTQAGRFRGPRALKLTL
- the rbfA gene encoding 30S ribosome-binding factor RbfA is translated as MLGSEGRRPERVAEALLREISSLLQRDLKDPRLRGVTLTEVKLSPDLRQARVFFSHLEGAARAAEAAAGFRSASGFIRQKIGRELGLRYSPQLDFEFDRSSERAARIDAILRKLAQ
- the pnp gene encoding polyribonucleotide nucleotidyltransferase, with the translated sequence MVRKLEIDFHGRKLSLETGRLARQAHGAVLAQYGETVVLATVVSSYKSRENVDFLPLTVDYLEKTFAAGKIPGGFFKREGRPSEKEILTSRLIDRAMRPLFPKGYDKETQIIVTVLSVDRENDPDMLALIAASTALEISDVPHNGPVAAVRVGRIDGRLVINPQRSEMENSDISLVLAGKPDSIMMLEGGANIVDEEGVLDALFAGHEALAPIFEIQQELRRQVGKPKREFKAKERAPEVVEAVRERAAEGLEVALTAAGKKERGMALRELEDRIVGELTQRFPDSEAQLRDAYDYVVRERVRRAIVMEDRRIDDRSSTEIRELSAITQAMPRTHGSAIFTRGETQVLATVTLGTSADEQKIDALLGEHYKKFMLHYNFPPFSTGEAKFLRGPSRREIGHGALAERALLPVLPAEGEFPYTIRVVSEVLESNGSSSMATVCGGSLALMDAGVPIKAAVAGIAMGLVKEGDRVKVLTDILGDEDHLGDMDFKVAGTAQGVTAIQMDNKVGGITRDVMRQALHQARDARLFVLEVMQKALEAPRSEISVYAPRIVTLHIKPDKIREVIGPGGKVIRGIVEDTGCKIDIEDDGTVLIASADGVALERAINAIRSITAEPEIGKIYKGKVRKVVDFGAFVEILPGTDGLVHISQLSNTRVRRVEDVLNEGDEVMVKVLDVDRNGKIRLSVREAQEDAQGSQV
- a CDS encoding DUF503 domain-containing protein, encoding MVVGVLRLTLFLPDNHSLKGKRQVLRAIKDRVRNKFNVSIAESADHDLWQRAELGICQVGSDRAFVDGALREVVNFIEAVGLAPLGSEEVEFLNY
- the rpsO gene encoding 30S ribosomal protein S15; translated protein: MPLASARKREIISSNARVANDSGSPEVQIALITARIEGLAEHFKSHAKDHHSRRGLLRLVGKRRRLLEYLRGCDFNRYKTLIDRLGIRR
- the truB gene encoding tRNA pseudouridine(55) synthase TruB, coding for MHGVLLVDKPPGVGSAQVVRAIKRVVRPYRVGHLGTLDPFATGLLPILIGEATKLAPFLESSHKQYEGIIALGAETDSCDRTGQVVATAPVPRLDRAGVAAVAKQFIGEIRQVPPIFSALKRAGVPLYKLARRGEPVEPPPPRVVRIEALELDLVDFNHLRVSLICSPGTYVRTLARDIGLALGTMAHLVQLRRLATAGFVVVHAHRLEELMEAPEQLSQHVIPMAEALSKMARVEVDEESERRLRHGDASALIPSIGAREGLFMAVRGSELIAIAQCSGADGLRLLRVFVR
- a CDS encoding HoxN/HupN/NixA family nickel/cobalt transporter yields the protein MRFDLKYFFSDWPLGAKIAGLYSLLMLATAAVWIWAALTFRAQPVFLGAALLAYGFGLRHAVDADHLAAIDNVTRKLIQQGQQPIGVGFWFALGHSTVVVLAAAAVAVGASTVQRDFAAWRSIGGALSTGISALFLFAIAAINLMILRSVWLVLRQLRSGGVYSEGDLDLLMEQRGFLARLFKPLFRLITRTWHMFPLGFLFGLGFDTATEITVLGIAATEAAKGLSIWSIMVFPALFAVGMALVDTSDGVLMLGAYAWAFMKPVRRLYYNFTITLISVAVAVAIGAIEALGLIGQAMGRPQWSGLNFSNLGLVIIGLFIVAWLGSAVIYRRTETQESSPSGG
- a CDS encoding pitrilysin family protein, producing the protein MMRKSVLANGVRVLTEEMPQALSASLGIWVANGSRYETPAENGVSHFIEHLLFKGTPTRSAAQIAEEMDAVGGNLNAFTGKEYTCYYARVLGEDFPMATGLLADIFLHSVFDPEEIDRERQVILQEISQAEDTPDDFIHDLFNLHFWEGHPLSLPIFGSVATVNAIDRALMTSFMSQRYRAERVLIAAAGKLDHARLVAQCENLFNGIAAGAPTEKLVPPAISPGVFNYEKDLEQAHICLGGPSIGVNHELRYAAYVLNTALGGGMSSRLFQEVREKAGKVYTIYSFLSSHLDCGYVGIYAGTNPEWVNEVLDITLRELRAIYREGLRPAELRRAKSQLKGNMLLGMESTESRMNRIARNEIYFGRDITPEETASEIERVTNDQIVELAQIFFDPARMGLALLGKSNGTAIDSSIFNA